The proteins below are encoded in one region of Pygocentrus nattereri isolate fPygNat1 chromosome 13, fPygNat1.pri, whole genome shotgun sequence:
- the LOC119264934 gene encoding nipped-B-like protein, translated as MSWACETDLRPDPKERESGSRTNPDKNLTVSRLSPNENKIGSKPRLNDSKAGSRPRLNESKAGSSPRLNESKAGSSPRLNESKAGSSPRLNESKAESRPRLNESKAGSSPRLNESKAESRPRLNESKAESSPRLNESKAGSRPRLNESKAESRPRLNESKAGSSPRLNESKAESRPRLNESKAESSPRLNESKAGSSPRLNESKAESRPRLNESKAESRPRLNESKAESSPRLNESKAESRPRLNESKAGSRPRLNESKAESRPRLNESPDQGRVQMRARLDREQIQMRARLGQDQVQIKRSPKQSEMIVCHREY; from the exons ATGAGTTGGGCATGTGAG ACCGATTTAAGACCAGatccaaaagagagagagtctggGTCAAGGACAAATCCAGACAAGAACCTGACAGTGTCAAGACTGAGTCCGAATGAAAACAAGATTGGGTCAAAACCGAGACTGAATGACAGCAAGGCTGGGTCAAGACCGCGACTGAATGAGAGCAAGGCTGGGTCAAGTCCGCGACTGAATGAGAGCAAGGCTGGGTCAAGTCCGCGACTGAATGAGAGCAAGGCTGGGTCAAGTCCGCGACTGAATGAGAGCAAGGCTGAGTCAAGACCACGACTGAATGAGAGCAAGGCTGGGTCAAGTCCGCGACTGAATGAGAGCAAGGCTGAGTCAAGACCGCGACTGAATGAGAGCAAGGCTGAGTCAAGTCCGCGACTGAATGAGAGCAAGGCTGGGTCAAGACCGCGACTGAATGAGAGCAAGGCTGAGTCAAGACCACGACTGAATGAGAGCAAGGCTGGGTCAAGTCCGCGACTGAATGAGAGCAAGGCTGAGTCAAGACCGCGACTGAATGAGAGCAAGGCTGAGTCAAGTCCACGACTGAATGAGAGCAAGGCTGGGTCAAGTCCGCGACTGAATGAGAGCAAGGCTGAGTCAAGACCACGACTGAATGAGAGCAAGGCTGAGTCAAGACCGCGACTGAATGAGAGCAAGGCTGAGTCAAGTCCGCGACTGAATGAGAGCAAGGCTGAGTCAAGACCACGACTGAATGAGAGCAAGGCTGGGTCAAGACCGCGACTGAATGAGAGCAAGGCTGAGTCAAGAC CACGACTGAATGAGAGTCCAGATCAAGGccgagtccaaatgagagcAAGACTGGATCGAGAGCAAATCCAAATGAGAGCAAGACTGGgtcaagaccaagtccaaatTAAAAGGAGTCCAAAACAGAGCGAGATGATTGTGTGTCATAGAGAGTACTGA